One genomic window of Magnolia sinica isolate HGM2019 unplaced genomic scaffold, MsV1 ctg293, whole genome shotgun sequence includes the following:
- the LOC131236206 gene encoding probable methyltransferase PMT2 isoform X3: MPSHVCYFKVASWGAYLLKRNVLAMSFALRDSHEAQVQFALERGVPAVIGVLGTIQLPYLSRAFDMAHCSRCLIPWEANGCYLL, translated from the exons ATGCCTTCTCATGTCTGCTACTTCAAG GTTGCAAGCTGGGGTGCTTACTTGTTGAAAAGAAATGTATTGGCAATGTCCTTTGCACTGAGGGACTCACATGAGGCACAAGTGCAATTTGCTTTGGAAAGAGGTGTGCCTGCAGTTATTGGTGTGCTTGGAACCATACAGCTCCCTTACCTATCTAGAGCCTTTGACATGGCTCACTGTTCGCGTTGCTTAATCCCATGGGAAGCAAATG GGTGCTATTTGCTTTAA
- the LOC131236206 gene encoding probable methyltransferase PMT2 isoform X1 yields the protein MPSHVCYFKVASWGAYLLKRNVLAMSFALRDSHEAQVQFALERGVPAVIGVLGTIQLPYLSRAFDMAHCSRCLIPWEANGLQKPTKIAGTRWWL from the exons ATGCCTTCTCATGTCTGCTACTTCAAG GTTGCAAGCTGGGGTGCTTACTTGTTGAAAAGAAATGTATTGGCAATGTCCTTTGCACTGAGGGACTCACATGAGGCACAAGTGCAATTTGCTTTGGAAAGAGGTGTGCCTGCAGTTATTGGTGTGCTTGGAACCATACAGCTCCCTTACCTATCTAGAGCCTTTGACATGGCTCACTGTTCGCGTTGCTTAATCCCATGGGAAGCAAATG GACTCCAAAAGCCAACAAAAATTGCTGGGACAAGGTGGTggttgtga
- the LOC131236206 gene encoding probable methyltransferase PMT2 isoform X4 — MPSHVCYFKVASWGAYLLKRNVLAMSFALRDSHEAQVQFALERGVPAVIGVLGTIQLPYLSRAFDMAHCSRCLIPWEANASF; from the exons ATGCCTTCTCATGTCTGCTACTTCAAG GTTGCAAGCTGGGGTGCTTACTTGTTGAAAAGAAATGTATTGGCAATGTCCTTTGCACTGAGGGACTCACATGAGGCACAAGTGCAATTTGCTTTGGAAAGAGGTGTGCCTGCAGTTATTGGTGTGCTTGGAACCATACAGCTCCCTTACCTATCTAGAGCCTTTGACATGGCTCACTGTTCGCGTTGCTTAATCCCATGGGAAGCAAATG CTAGTTTCTGA
- the LOC131236206 gene encoding probable methyltransferase PMT2 isoform X2 gives MPSHVCYFKVASWGAYLLKRNVLAMSFALRDSHEAQVQFALERGVPAVIGVLGTIQLPYLSRAFDMAHCSRCLIPWEANGLVHQVGLAVNV, from the exons ATGCCTTCTCATGTCTGCTACTTCAAG GTTGCAAGCTGGGGTGCTTACTTGTTGAAAAGAAATGTATTGGCAATGTCCTTTGCACTGAGGGACTCACATGAGGCACAAGTGCAATTTGCTTTGGAAAGAGGTGTGCCTGCAGTTATTGGTGTGCTTGGAACCATACAGCTCCCTTACCTATCTAGAGCCTTTGACATGGCTCACTGTTCGCGTTGCTTAATCCCATGGGAAGCAAATG GtcttgtccatcaggtgggccttgcagTGAACGTGTGA